A part of Actinobaculum sp. 313 genomic DNA contains:
- a CDS encoding oxidoreductase, with translation MGLFSRRRSAASAHGSSRREQNAAKAATIKHFQEFVASRQGVEAYFEPETPREQSALLLVARDGEWTRRRIPDPSSGAQLAQELGIPFYEVVKTGYPDAMRQWNRRQERR, from the coding sequence ATGGGTTTATTCTCTCGCAGGCGTTCCGCCGCTTCTGCGCATGGCTCCTCGCGGCGTGAGCAGAATGCTGCCAAGGCCGCGACAATAAAGCATTTCCAAGAGTTCGTCGCTAGCCGGCAGGGGGTTGAGGCATACTTCGAACCGGAGACACCGCGAGAACAGTCAGCGTTACTCCTCGTGGCTCGCGACGGTGAATGGACTCGTCGTCGGATACCTGATCCAAGCTCGGGAGCGCAGCTCGCCCAGGAATTGGGCATTCCGTTCTATGAGGTTGTGAAGACGGGGTACCCCGATGCCATGCGTCAGTGGAACCGGCGGCAGGAGCGCCGCTGA